TGATCGGTCAAACATCACAGCATATAGCTGATCTGATCGGTCAAACATCACAGAATGTGGTTGATCTGGTAGGTCAAACATCACAGAATGTGGTTGATCTGGTCGGTCAAACATCACAGCATATAGCTGATCTGGTGGGTCAGACATCGCAGCATATAGCTGAGCTGATGGGTCAAACATCACAGCATGTAGCTGAGCTGATGGGTCAAACATCACAGCATATAGCTGATCTGATGGGTCAGACATCACAGAATAACGCTGATATTATTGGTCACCTGGACACCTGGAAGAAAGTGGTTCTGATCGATCCAAATACCCATGAATTCGTTGATATTATGGTCAACACCTGGAATAATGGGAATCTGATCGGTCAAACATTACAGAATAAAGTGAATCTGATCGGTCAAACATTACAGAATAAAGTGAATCTGATCGGTCAAACATCACAGAATAAAGTGAATCTGATCGGTCAAACATCACAGAATAAAGTGAACCTGATCTGTCAAACATCACAGAATAAAGTGAATCTGATCGGTCAAACATTACAGAATAAAGTGAATCTGATCTGTCAAACATCACAGAGTAAAGTGAACCTGATCTGTCAAACATTACAGAATAAAGTGAATCTGATCGGTCAAACATTACAGAACATAGCTGATCTGATCGGTCAAACATCACAGAATAAAGTGAATCTGATCGGTCAAACATCACAGAATAAAGTGAATCTGATCGGTCAAACATCACAGAATGAAGGGAATCTGATCTGTCAAACATCACAGAATAAAGTGAATCTGATCGGTCAAACATCACAGAATAAAGTGAATCTGATCTGTCAAACATCACTGAATAAAGTGAATCTGATCTGTCAAACATTACAGAATAAAGTGAATCTGATCTCTCAAACATCACAGAATGTGGTTGATCTGGTCGATCAAACATCACAGCATATAGCTGATCTGATGGGTCAGACATCACAGAATAACGCTGATATTATTGGTCACCTGGACACCTGGAAGAAAGTGGTTCTGATCGATCCAAATACCTAGAATGTTGTTGATCTGTGTTTGTTCAGTGAAGGCTTGGCTTTCCTTTGCACATGTGTATGAGGGCTTTAGCAGATATTTGTCATGAAAAGGGCAGTCTGTCTGACTGATTCTGGACAGTATATTTATTTGATATCCAACTGAAGGGTGTAATATTCAGGTAAGTCTACATTTAGTGGTTATTATTTTTGGCTcaagttttgttttctgtttctggGACTTCATGCTTCGTGTACACAATGTGGAAAGAGTGTTTTGTTGCAATTGTTGTACATTATTTGCCAAGTATGCTGGTTGTGTTCAAATAAGTCTATTGAAATTAGAAGGTATTTAATATTAAATGGTAGTTATTTATGTTTGAAGGTATATTCGAGCGACATTTGTGCTACGCCAGACAGACAATATTTCGGCGATATCTGGCACATCCCTGAAGTCTCCGACATTTATTTTCTGTTTACAATACATGGTTAAAGGATATTCCGCTCGGACAGCGAACAGTGCAGTCTGTTAAGTGTAACCCGTAGACCCATTCTTTTCTTCCTTTTTCTCTTCTGGGCCATATTATTTAATAAATGATGTCCCAGAACGCGATTTTCGGAAACTCACATAACAATTTCTATGATATTATAGACGCCTCGGTCTATATATTAAGCTAGTTGGAAGGAAAATACTTTTCGTCTCCGTTGACGGGTAAAGTCGGAAAAGTTCGGGCGCATTTTCATTGTGTGTTCTATAGGCGTGCCGGACATTACCGAGGATCTCCGAATGTTAATTGACGCTACGATTCCGCCATTGTGAAATTTGAATGTGGCAAGGAAGAAGATTACAACGAATTTTACCACGTAAAAGAACTCACTTCGTCGCCGAGTTTCCTTGCAACGCAGTCAATAGATATCAAAGACTATTAATGTGTACATTTGCAGTCGTTCCAACTGAGGCTTGTGGGTAGGTCAAGAAgagtgtttttttctgaacgCGCACCTGCTCGAAACTGGCAAACAATGGCGACCAGCTACAACGTGAGGCTTTATCATCACCGGTGAGAAACCGATCGTCTGTCTGCTCATTAATCGGAATAATTGAAGCGGTTTGTGATATTTGTGTTGTGGTCCTCTGCATAATCAACATGTTTATTGAAACACTAGAGTTCACGATTCCTGTGGAATTGTGCAATGTATTTTCCTCTCTTCAAAAGGGACCGACTTCTAATGTTGAATTCCCAGCCTCAGTGAACTCATACGGCACAACGCAAGATGCCAATGTGCAGGTTGTGTTGCGCTCAAACAAACTAACGTTCAAAGTGGACGGTGTTTCGTCAAATGCAAGCATGATATCAAAGAGTGAATGTAAGACTTTAAAACTCTCTGTGTTCGATGTGGACCGGACATTAATGCCTCAAGAAAATGACAATGATAATTACAATTCTAATAACATGTCCACAATACAAACAGTGCAGCAAACAGTGTATTTGTCACATCCTGCCAAAAGACTGCATGAAAGTTCTGTGTCTATGCCACAACCACCTGCAAAAAGCAGTAGGACTTCTTTTTCTGAGTCTCCAAGACCCAGATCTCCTGTTCATCGTCGTCCACATTCTCAAGTTAGTTCAAGTCCTTCAAATCACTCTaatcaatcaaaatcaaaaaATGACACTCCTGTGAATGTGAAACAAGAACCAGAAGACCCAGATTTAATAGAAATAGAACCAGACCATGATCCTGATGATGTTGTGCCAAAGAAAGAGACTCCATACATGCAAATAGATTATTCCTCAGATGTACCTCATACGCAAACGTCCCAGGCAGCTTTAGACCGACTCTCTCATCCACAATCATCACATTCTCAATCACCCGGTTCTTCATCATCGTCCTTCCATCAAAATGTTCCACATGTGCCAGATTACTCCGAACCCAGTActagtcaagcaagatatgggGACCAAAGTGCAGATGACTTTTTAGTATTCCAAGATGAAaacgatgatggtgatgataacgAAGCAGATTACAGCAATGACGGTAATTATCTTTTGAAATACATCCTCACAGAACTGCTGGTTTCTCCATGAAAAGTGctctgatgaaaaaaaaaaacaaggaaAAGTAATGATGTATGATTCATGTAGTTTCCAAATGTATTTACCTGAAAAGCATGTGTATGCCCTTTTAGGAACAGAATATTTACAAGAAATGACTAACTGGCATGCCATGAAAGATGGATTGTCCCTAGATGTTCAGAGTGTACAAGTGGCAAAATACTTAGCTGATAAATTATCAGGCCATGTttctttttgaaacaaaatcaaattttgtagTTTGGCATTGGAATATAGCTatgatttcttttctaagaATGACACAACCCAGAAATGTCCATTTGGTCTATAAAAGATGCAGACTTAAGTAATTTACAGCCCCTAAATGGATGAATAGTGATATGCATTGTTCCACATTATCGACTAAAGGTCTTGTAATGAAAGTAGTAAGAACAAACATGTCTAGAAATTTATTCAGGAAGCCCATATGAAATTGCCTCTGAGTCTACTAAGGCAGAATTTCCATTCCAAGAGCACTGcattattttgatatatttgaccCTTCTGTAAGTACCATTAAAAAATTGTGGCCCCATGGACCCTTAGTTATGGAGGTCAAacttttttgtattttataaatAGATATTATGCTTTTCGTCCTGTGTAAGTTAGTTGGAGCTCAAAGGTCCAGCCTATATTGATGTTTTGATTTGTACCATTTTTAGTTGGGCAAATTTTCTGAATTCTTTTGGAGGGTGTGCATTTCAGATTAAACCTTTTCATGCTGACCAGCAGTTCTATAATATCTGAACTGTGCTTGATCATGGTGTGTATATCAAGAATCAGAATCTGCTAGCACCAGGTTTGCTTCTTAAAATTGAAAGGGATGTTATCGCTAAAGATTAACAATTCAGTTCCTTGCTGGTAACGTTGCAGATATTGTTTATGAATTGAGATGGCACCTGACAGCATTTATTGTTATCAGTGTTCTTCAACTGAATAATGAAAGATAGCAAAAAGTTTTTGTCACACTCGATCAAAATGGCTTCAACATTAACTTTGTGTTTTCTTAACCCCcacaagagttgtctcccttggtctTCCTGTTTTTCAAATTGAGCTTGAATATTCTTGATGCAAATACTGCCAGTGATCCAACACAGGCTCAGATTCACTGATATTTTAAACGTGCATGCATTATGAGTAACTTGAGTAATTTTTCTGGTGCTATTTCAAGTTATAGTAAGATAATTCAAGCGCCAAACAGCACTGCAGATCCATGCACTTAGTTAAGTAATAAGATGGAGGGGCATGGACTTAATTAATCAATGCCAAGTGTTGATTTTGCCAAATTGGATTGGTATTAATGTATTTGGGGAAAGTGAAAAAGAGGAAATGACTATGTCAGAGTTCATCCATCTTGTCACTTGCCATGTTGACACACCCAGTGCCACAGTACAACGATGAAGGATGCGTGGTTCCTGGCATCACAAGGTAAGTCCACACACTGGCTTCCTGACTCAACTGTGGCCTGGGCTAGGACGTCCTCAAGCTCAGCAAAGATAGACCAGGTCAAAACATTGGTAAAATACTGCAAATTAAGATCTTAATTATTGATGTACCATATTTGACGCAATAGTACCCCAATGTTTTAGATACCCAAGGTTTTCACATGAACACACATGCACTGCTTACGAAATAAAGATTGCAAGAATGGATGGCTCTTGTTTGTCTTTTACATGTTATTCGCACATTATTTGGAGCACGTATGCAAGTCTTAGTCGTACACCAAAGCAAAGCAAACACATCTAGTTTTATTGTAGTGGGTCATGGAAGCATTTGGTACTTCTCTGGTTGTTTGTCTTAGAGAGTtgtttttacaatatgcatttcatACTAGCTTTGTATAATGTATTATTGGGTCAACTATGGTACATCGACCATTAGCAACATTCATTGCTTTCTGACTGTGTGAAAAGGACAGAATttgtcatttgtatttcaaaatgttcaggCTTACTTTGCAGGATTTTCCCATGACCTTGaatacacatagttttgctGCATGCATTTTCACACAAACATCTGATCAGTCATTATGTGATACTTCCATTTCATTGACTGACCAAATCTGAAAGAATCTTGTTTCCGTAATTGTTAATGAAATTGAAGTGTTGTGTGTGACATAGTTTATaaacattaacatgattaaatatcttaCTGTATTCAACTGTATTACTACTTTGATAATTGTCCACATCAGTGAttctgatagtttgttttctgaTACCAtcgatataaatatatatttgattgtCTGCAAGACAACAGTTGAAAGGGAAAGTTGATTTCTCATCCTCTGTAAATATCAGAGATGTAACATAGTTGAATATTGTAAGGAAGTGTATTGACCTTGACTATATATGTGGAAATATACGCTTTTTGCGGAAGCAATACTGTTTTCCTGAGTGGTTTATTGATTTTGATAAAGTTGATTCTGACTTAGATACAAGTTCTTTATTTGAAATGGTACACCTTGTACATGGGTTCTCAAGGATATATATACACTACTGAAGCATATACAAATGCTTGGGTTATACTGAGTTTTGTGGCAGCATGGTGTTATCAAGTTAAAACagttgtgtggaatatggatATAGACATTTAACAAAATCTTACAACTTTCATATCTAGGCTTGAGTGCCTTGTTGGAATACATCTGTCTAGAATTCTTGATGGTGTAAATTTCTGTATCAATTTTTATTTAACTGAGCAAGTTGTTGGTGTGGGAAATGATACTTTGTCTGCATATCTTATTTGAAGAGTTGCCATGTTTAAGGTGTTGGTGCACGACAGAGAAAATTGGCACCATACTGTTTAAGGATCTTTCAGATCAACACTCGTTCACAGTTCTTGTGTGAGAGGTGGGATTGTTTTCCTCTCTTCTTTCTCAACATTTGTGTTTAATGACATTCGTTGTGAGAAGAATGGTGTCAAGCCTTGGGATACTCTCTACAGTCAGCCATGTTTGACATGATTTGCCAATGACCTTGTCAGTCTTGTGACACTTGACATTAAAGATCTGCAGAGGATCTTCTTTAATTTTAAGGTACATGGTTTCGTTCAAAGGATCTTCTTACTTAAGAGTAATATTCTACATTTGTTGTTGCATTTTTTATCTTGATTTTGATCAAAATACGTGTATCGTTCTTGTTTAAATATCTGAAGGAAATTTGTGGTTCAAGATCCGTATCTTAGGCATTTGGTGGCAGTGGCATATCACATATATACTGATAGCAGTTTCTCATTTATCGTATTGGGGGAACGGTTAAGCATATGCATGACATGGTAAAGacttgagtttgattccccacatgcattTATGATGGATGCCCATCTGTGGTGTCACCTGATGTGATATTACTAAAACATACCGCAAAACGCAGCTTTCTCATTCGCAGTTATTTGTTAAGGAATATTGCTCCAAACATGTGAAAAACCAAAGCAGCTCATCATTCCGTGGCCTGTTGTAATAACATTTGACAGTGGCGAGGCATGTGACTGTAGCTGAGGCTGTTCTCCTTTCCAGGTGCATCCAGATCTATATCCACCTCCTCGTGGGTTTACAGAACTAAACCCAGATTAGAGAGAGGAAGCATCGGCTCGAGACATGATTCCGCAGCTGAATCTCCTAATGTTATGACCTGGCCTTGTCCTCAGTGCCCAATGGTCTTCTCAGACTCTGTCGCCATGCTTGATCACAGAGAAATGTTGcacaaaatgaacattttcacttGTCCATGTGGAAGGGTTTTTTACTCCAAATCGGTTTTAGGCCAACATTTGAAGATGTGTACTTACTCTAATCCATCCTAGTagatgagtgagttcagttttacgccacactcaacaatattccaacccAGTGGATGcgatggagtctggaccagacaatccagtgatgcacagcatgaccatcgacaTGCTCAATTGGGaataaatgtgtcaaccaagtcagcttccctgaccacccaataccgttggtcgcctcttacgacaagcatgttttaattaaggccaatattctaacctggaccttcatgaGTCCCCATTAGATTAAGGATAGGCAAGCTTCTGGCATTGGGCTTACTGTCTGGATTTTGTAGTGATTTGTGGGGTAGCACAGTAGTTAAAGTGtatgctcgtcacactgaaaacacaggttcgatttcccatatggtaCAATATGATGTTCCTGGAATTCTACTGAAAGTGGTGCAAAACCAAACTCTCACTCATGACTACTGTGGACAGGTTCCATGTGATGTTTGATGTGATGATGAATGGTGTTGTCCAAGGCATTTGGTAGCATTGAAGGTGAGACGGTGCCTGGATGTGTTAGGTCAAGTTCACTTCATGTGACCTTAATGAAAGAAAAAGGCTTTAAGCCTAAATGTTTCAgcatcatttacaactttcAGGACACTTCAGTATGTATATTTGGGAACTACTCCATTGGTGGTTCTGACTTTGGTTGTCAGCGGTATAGAACTTAATGGCAGCAGTCTTTGCTTGTGACGTTTGGTTTAGTTCACTTGCACCATGACAGAAAGAAGTTTGCATGTATGAAATATGAAGTTTTGCATTGAGAATTTTAAATCCAGATGTTGATCGAGAAAATCCACTAGACATGACCTATGACAAACAATATGGATGGTGAAATTAAGCTTGTTTTGAAGAGGTTACTCATTCTTTTTTCGGGTGTATGCTTTGTCTTACGGCACAATGGAGCAGCATTCTTCAGGAATGTCTTTGCATGATATTGCTCTACTGACGACATTTAAACACGTTTGtaggtttttggtttttttcaaTGTCGCCTGAAATAgaagacattgaaaaatttGATTGGTTTTTCACGTAAATAAAGAAATTAAAGTACGTTTTCATACTGTATACTAGCAGATACCTTTTTGTTGCTTTCAGGAAATGGGAGTTCTGCTTTTTTGAGCCATTCTTCAGGCATTCTGGCTGATTCTGGTGTTTCTCACGGCAGACTAGGCTTCGCCGAGAACACTTTTCTAGAGTACCCTGGTTTGGTGAACCTCAAACCTGCTCGCTCAAAGAAAACAGTCTGGCCTTGCAGGCAGTGTGATAAAGTTTTCACTAATTCTGGAACATTGGCTTATCACAGGGAAGCTATTCATGATAAAAAGATATTTCAGTGCGAATGTGGGAAGGTGTACAAGTACAGGACTGGCCTTCTTTCTCATCGTAGAACTTGCATTGTTCACCAGGCGCCAAGTTAAACAGTTTCCTGAGGGTTAGATTTTCTCATTTGTTTCTCCTTAGTGATGATTTGTGGTTGGATGAAACAATTCAGCAGCTTTTTGTTGGGTTTCAGATTGTCAGGACCAAATGGCTCGACTGAACAAACTTACACAAGATTGGTCCTTTAACCTGGCCCAAGCTCAGAATTTTGTTCCTGTCATGTGCATGAATGCTATGGATAATTCAGTTGTGCAGCATAAAAAGTTGAGGCTGAAGCCACACAAAAAGCAGTATCCCTGTCCAAAGTGCGAAAAAATATTCCAAGATCCCTGTGCTTTGAATTACCACAAAGAAGCTATCCATGATAACATTACGTTTGTCTGTGTTTGTGGGCGGTTGTACAAGTATAGGACAGGACTGTTTTATCACCGAAAATCATGTTCCATGTACAAGGCTCAAATTGAACAGAAGGATTAAGTTGTTTGTGACATCAGCACCTTGAATTTATTTTGAACAGTGCATTAGTGAAACTGGTTCACGTTCTGAGATGTGAAGAGTGGTGATGAGTGTTTTTAAGGTCGAAGTTTACATATCATTAGAATCGGACAGATAGTGAAGTTTAGTGGAGAGGACTTTAGTTTGTTGCCATTAATGGTGGAATATTCTAGTGCCTTGATACTGCTTTGTACCTTAAAAGACACCTGCAGAGTTGTGTAAACTAAGAGTTTATTCATTGACTAAGAGGAATACTTTTACTTGTCAACTCGTCTGTGTCACATGTTCAAGGTGTTCAAAACCATGGAAAGCAAGTCTGTTTCTGCTGTCAAATATGGGGAACgagtatttctttttttttcaaaatgaccaGCTTCTGAAACTGTAgtaagtttttgaaagaaatgatcACATTAACTGTCTTTGAAGTTCAGTCAGTGAAACTTAGGCAAATTAGCACAGCCTTTTTGTTACTTTCAGATACAAGTTGTTTTGGTGGAAACAGAGCTGCCAGTTCTGTAACTGTGCCTGAAAGTATCTGGAGGACCCCTAAACAAGAACAGCTCCTTACAAATTCTCCTCAAAACTTGCCCATGTACCTTGACTTTGATCAGAATGTTCTTCATAGGCTTCAAACTGAGAGCTCTTCTTTAGTTGTCCAAGATATAAAATATCCATGTTTTGAGTGCGTCAAGACATTTGCAACTCCAAATGCAAGGAAGTATCATGTTGAATCTGTTcatgagaaaaaaacattttcctgCATTTGTGGCAAAGTGTACAAATACCAGCCGGGCTTGTTTAAGCACCTTCGATCATGTCCCGTCCATATTGCGAGCAAACTCAACTAATCTCACAATTTTGTAGCATTTGTGGGATAATTGACCATAAAAGCTGATTGCTTGTTTGCGTGATACAAGAATGATACTCATATTTTGTGGTTTACTTAATCAGGAGTTGTCTCTTATTTCGAATTGAAGTTTTACATGTGAAATTTTTTACTTTACGTTTTCACCATGTTGTGAAACAATATGTTTGCTTAGCAAAAAAGTAATTTGCACAAATTAatttttttacaatttttttaATAAAAGTGTTAATAGGAAGATTTTTAGTAATGTTCTGAAAATAAGTTGTATAGCCAGTCAACCCCTTTGGCGCTTAACTAAATAAAACAAAGTATTTAAAATAAGTCAGATTAACCACTTAATCTTGTTTGAGATATGACACCCTAAGAGCATAGATGCATTTTGATCCCAGTTTATTCTTGTAGACGTACATGCTCATGATTTTTTGCAGAGCAATTGCTGCAGACACCAAACATTCATAAACTCATCAACAGTAAATAATGCAAAAAAAGTGAGCTGCTTTTCACTTTTAATCACTGTCAACTTAAGTTGCGTGAGTCAGAACAGATACTAAGTTCAGTTCATTGGAGCATCATTGTTttgagaaagaaaaaaaatattaaaaaggctaatttttttgtgtgtaaaaaTGGTAAATTAGCAAAGAATATATTGGTTACCATGAGAAAACTCCCATTTCCCATGTCAGTGCTATCATGGGAGCAATAGCTCAAAAATGAATGCACCTCCAGAGTTTTTGAGTTGAGTTGTGAAGTTTGTAAGAGACGCACTGATTCCGAACATGATGATTACGTGTATGCTTTGTTCAGACACTGATTGTCAGTCTgaagaatcatttgtaaaatatgaatGATGCAAATAAAAATTTTGATTACTTCAAGTTTTCGTGTCCTTCATCACTCCAATGTCGATGTCAAGATGAGGAACGAAATATTGGAGTTGGCGGTAAAAATTAGATGAAATATAGAAAATGACATGCTTGAATAAGTTTCATAGAAATATGATTGTCAGCATTTTGTGTACAATGGAGTATGCCAACACAGAGTTATACAGTAGTACAAATAAAGGGGTAATTTTTCTAAATATATAAGCGAagtattttcaacatgtttggAGCAAGTCGCAAGTCATTTCTCATTTTTGTTCCTTTCAGATTGTCATGGGAGTTCATTTGGACAATCTTTAACACAATGTGAACAGGAAGGATACACAAGCAGCCATTTTATGCCAAATACATTCCAAGGCAACATAAGAAATTTGTCAATGTGCAGTTTAGGGCCTTCTTTCGGCACAATGGAAATGTCTGATGTAGATCTCCAGGGAGGTGTCCAGAAACGAGTTTGGCCTTGCACTCAGTGTGACAAAGTTTTTGCAAACACTAGGTCAAGGAGAAATCATATCGCAGCCATTCATGATAAGGttgaatatatatgtgtttgtggtaaaacatacatatatcacCCTGGCTTGATCAAACACCAGAAGACCTGTAGTCAGTTTGCCTCAAGTCTACAGACTTGACAGTCACTCATCCTGTTCTATGGGGAAATAATTTCTTGATAAGGCTGAACATACATATGTTTCTGGGAAGATGTGTTTATGTCATCCGGGCTTGAtcaagcagaagaccgtcacTTTGCCGTAGGTCCAGAGACTTGACgcttgttttgtcaaaataaagGCTGTTTGAACTAATACAAGTTAATGCAAGTTTGTCTGTGAAAGTGATTCCCGGGGAAGCATATAGGTAAAGCTTATGCTGGTTTGTTATTTCTGTTTGGGAAAGAAAATGTATAACTGCATCTGTGGACACCAAGTCATCATGAGTATAGCGCATGTTTCTGACATGCACTGGCTTACGGTGGTCGTTAATGTACATGAACAAGGCATAATTTTTGTCATATGTCACTGTTGATGTTCGTTTAGTCAAAGTCAATAGAAAATCAATCAAAAGAGacattgaaataaaaacatattctattcatcataattttgttgttttagtacaACACACTTGAATAAAATAACCAAATCATTAAATTTGGTGAATATGCATGAATGAACATGTGCTCAATAGCGTAAAACTATGCACATTGTAAAATATCAACAActtttattgtttaaatatgATTCCAGTGTCTTTCTTGTATGCACGCATTTCATTGCATGGCGGTATTAAAAACAGTTAATTGGAAAAATATGTGAGGGAAAACCCTTAAAATTTGTGATTACATAAAACTATATCTTTCAATTATGATTGATAATTGTCATAAGTCCTCCGATAATTGATAGTGGATTTTGTTTCCGATTCCCAACACCACCCGTCTCAGACAATTGGAATTGATTCCTCATTCTCTTGACTGTGAAGCCTTGCTTTTTAAGATAATTACATGTTAAATTAGGAAAGCAAGAGTATTGGTTGTCTTGCAGTGTGAAGTTTACAACACTGTTGAGAATAACTTGTTTAGACAGCGACAACATCTTCTTGGTACCTCATGAACGGACGTCAAGAAATGGAAGTAAATTCCATCGGTAGTGCATGAGTTGTGCATTTTCAGCCTGCCGGTTGATATCTATATTTACTGTATCTATGTTTGCATACACACCTAATTTACCGCCGATGTTTTTCAAGTTGAAAAGCGACACAAAATGGAGCTGATGAGATTTTTGTTACTTTCAGGTCCTAACCAGGGACTTAATCCTAGTCACTCATGGGAAGACAGGATGTACAAGGCAAAACTTACTTCATATTTTGCtcagtcattgtatcccaggcATTCAAACTTTTCAAGCGCTGGTTTAAGACCTTCAGGTTCTGAGTGCACAGAGTGTGGCAAAGTGTTCTCTAACACTACAGCTAGAAGGAACCATGTTGAAGCTATTCACAGGAATGTCAgttttgcttgtgtttgtggcaAGGTGTATACCTACAGACCAGGATTGTTGAAACATCAGAAAACGTGTAGTGTGGCGCTGATTAGTCAGACTCCTCCCCCAGAACCCTCAAACACTGAAGGATGAAAACTGATG
This genomic stretch from Haliotis asinina isolate JCU_RB_2024 chromosome 4, JCU_Hal_asi_v2, whole genome shotgun sequence harbors:
- the LOC137281040 gene encoding repetitive organellar protein-like; its protein translation is MARNKVNLIGQTSQNKVTLIGQTLQNKVNLISQTLQNIADLIGQTSQHIADLIGQTSQNVVDLVGQTSQNVVDLVGQTSQHIADLVGQTSQHIAELMGQTSQHVAELMGQTSQHIADLMGQTSQNNADIIGHLDTWKKVVLIDPNTHEFVDIMVNTWNNGNLIGQTLQNKVNLIGQTLQNKVNLIGQTSQNKVNLIGQTSQNKVNLICQTSQNKVNLIGQTLQNKVNLICQTSQSKVNLICQTLQNKVNLIGQTLQNIADLIGQTSQNKVNLIGQTSQNKVNLIGQTSQNEGNLICQTSQNKVNLIGQTSQNKVNLICQTSLNKVNLICQTLQNKVNLISQTSQNVVDLVDQTSQHIADLMGQTSQNNADIIGHLDTWKKVVLIDPNT